One genomic window of Borreliella garinii includes the following:
- a CDS encoding UTP--glucose-1-phosphate uridylyltransferase yields the protein MKGIILAAGYGTRFLPITKTIPKEMLPILNKPAIDYIIQEFIDSGIKDILLINSRRKKVLEDYFDREIELENIFLKENKKNELEKIKNKKINISFIRQKEMLGTGNALLYAKPWINREPVIVAYPDDLHIGNPPLSLQLIKLYEKTGKNIISIMENPENINRYGVIDLYEDEIHVKNIVEKPKIGSEPSNKASIGRFLYNYEFFEHLEEGFKLHQKGEYYHIYALKKLMDQKKVLYKNIKGKRIDIGTLEGYLEAIINFAKKDKNLMEIIKKGINENG from the coding sequence ATGAAAGGCATTATTCTAGCAGCTGGCTATGGAACAAGATTTTTACCAATAACAAAAACAATTCCAAAAGAAATGTTGCCAATTTTAAACAAGCCAGCCATAGATTATATTATCCAAGAATTTATCGATTCAGGAATAAAAGACATTTTATTAATAAACTCAAGACGAAAAAAAGTTCTTGAAGATTATTTTGATAGAGAAATTGAACTTGAAAATATTTTTTTAAAAGAAAATAAAAAAAATGAATTAGAAAAAATCAAAAACAAAAAAATTAACATAAGCTTCATAAGGCAAAAAGAAATGTTGGGCACAGGAAATGCTTTGCTTTATGCAAAACCCTGGATAAATAGAGAGCCTGTAATTGTAGCTTACCCTGACGATCTTCACATTGGAAATCCACCATTAAGCTTACAATTAATCAAACTTTATGAAAAAACTGGAAAAAACATAATATCTATTATGGAAAATCCGGAAAATATAAACAGATACGGAGTAATAGATCTATATGAAGATGAAATCCATGTAAAAAACATTGTTGAAAAACCAAAAATTGGAAGTGAGCCTAGCAATAAAGCATCTATTGGAAGATTTTTGTATAACTATGAGTTTTTTGAACATTTAGAAGAAGGATTTAAACTACATCAAAAGGGTGAATACTATCACATTTATGCTTTAAAAAAACTTATGGATCAAAAAAAAGTATTATATAAAAACATTAAGGGAAAAAGAATTGATATAGGAACTCTTGAAGGCTATTTAGAAGCAATAATAAATTTTGCAAAAAAAGATAAAAATTTAATGGAAATTATAAAAAAAGGAATAAATGAAAACGGTTAA
- a CDS encoding BB_0208 family protein — translation MKTVKKDSEFYDSLAKLKKYIIKYIEEKALKYSISSQLYKLEKPEIIELIKISNDYEKEKNVLNISLEEYYYKKTQNEIIKKWILEIVKNKNFTQISEEANFITKKLGITYKLKSNIFLKLIEIQNNPYYSQEKKDIYKQVILNFSSNINIDSLEQTIDILVAVRNKNKIKILNILNKNLKNQSENQKIFKSSLINKESRLIKLTRMLILTYWPVGCLSKNIFIKILIKYYKYLEEEILALKYNEILNYLRAIKTLSLNEIFYKGSSKNINFNYFFSDFTQYSPKDFQDTLKRYLYVVEKTITKKYLTWFFKDKISNNWESFIYALEYIQKHKLINIKEKIKEIITAKFQTEDFFISFDKTNFNPYESSIIFKDKYIKNAFIKSIINYVEKNSQNIETYGWIAFYIYADNEDKKFFCQNMKEFFKTKPFEIQNQIFIYFLSFYPNIENKHFKFISDILLYLDENKITIPKKIIKMQKINPNQLDYQKSYLLIKSLKTRSRILKIILKNIRFNLIEKLEDENEKKLLPAICYLIYCENLVELKNNRKIKSNEKSSLLEFISFFKTKLKQKINFKKELMKSKGI, via the coding sequence ATGAAAACGGTTAAAAAGGATTCAGAATTTTATGATTCCCTTGCTAAATTAAAAAAGTACATAATCAAATATATAGAAGAAAAGGCTTTAAAATACAGTATTTCTTCCCAACTTTACAAATTAGAAAAGCCCGAAATAATTGAACTTATAAAAATTAGCAATGATTATGAAAAGGAAAAAAATGTATTAAATATTTCGCTTGAAGAATACTACTACAAAAAAACTCAAAATGAAATAATTAAAAAATGGATACTAGAAATAGTAAAAAACAAAAACTTCACTCAAATAAGCGAAGAAGCTAATTTCATTACCAAAAAATTAGGAATAACATATAAACTAAAATCTAACATCTTTTTAAAACTAATTGAAATACAAAATAACCCTTATTATTCTCAAGAAAAAAAAGACATTTACAAACAAGTTATATTAAATTTTTCTAGCAATATTAACATTGATAGCTTAGAGCAAACAATAGACATTCTAGTAGCTGTAAGAAACAAAAATAAAATTAAAATATTAAATATTTTAAATAAAAATTTAAAAAATCAATCGGAAAATCAAAAAATTTTTAAATCAAGCTTAATTAATAAAGAAAGCAGACTAATAAAACTAACAAGGATGCTAATACTTACATATTGGCCAGTTGGGTGTTTAAGTAAAAACATTTTTATCAAAATTTTAATAAAATATTACAAATACTTGGAAGAAGAAATTTTAGCACTAAAGTATAATGAAATTTTAAACTATTTACGTGCAATAAAAACTTTAAGTCTTAATGAAATTTTCTACAAAGGTTCGAGTAAAAATATTAACTTTAATTATTTTTTTAGTGATTTTACACAATACAGCCCAAAGGATTTTCAAGACACATTAAAGCGTTATTTATATGTAGTTGAAAAAACAATAACAAAAAAATATTTAACTTGGTTTTTCAAGGACAAAATATCAAATAATTGGGAATCTTTCATATATGCACTTGAATACATTCAAAAACATAAGTTAATTAACATAAAAGAAAAAATCAAAGAAATTATAACTGCAAAATTTCAAACAGAAGATTTTTTCATATCTTTTGATAAAACAAATTTTAACCCTTATGAAAGCTCAATCATATTTAAAGACAAATACATTAAAAATGCATTCATAAAAAGCATTATTAACTATGTCGAAAAAAATTCTCAGAATATAGAAACTTATGGATGGATTGCATTCTACATTTATGCTGACAATGAGGATAAAAAATTTTTTTGTCAAAACATGAAAGAATTTTTCAAAACCAAACCCTTTGAAATACAAAATCAAATATTTATATATTTTCTATCTTTTTATCCTAATATTGAAAACAAACATTTCAAATTTATATCAGATATACTGCTTTACCTTGACGAAAATAAAATTACAATACCTAAAAAAATAATAAAAATGCAAAAAATAAATCCCAACCAACTAGATTATCAAAAATCATATCTTTTAATAAAATCACTAAAAACAAGATCTAGAATTTTAAAAATTATTCTCAAGAATATAAGATTTAACCTTATTGAAAAACTAGAAGATGAAAATGAGAAAAAATTATTACCTGCAATATGCTATTTAATATATTGTGAGAATTTGGTAGAATTAAAAAACAATAGAAAGATAAAATCTAATGAAAAAAGTAGTTTATTAGAATTTATTTCTTTTTTCAAAACAAAATTGAAGCAAAAAATAAATTTTAAAAAAGAGCTTATGAAATCTAAAGGCATTTAA
- the rsmD gene encoding 16S rRNA (guanine(966)-N(2))-methyltransferase RsmD: MFLKIVLKFLFMYVSSGKYKGRKILFPKTGAVRPVMSLVREAFFSIIFKDIINSKFLDVFAGTGIMSVEALSRGASLAHLVECNKKTKITLVKNFSFVEEFYKFFFQKAEDFLGKKDLFYDFIYLDPPFNYQNKINLLEIISKGKILNDKVNIIMHCPFGEDLDINTSKFSVYNLKRYGGSKLIFLRML; encoded by the coding sequence ATGTTTTTAAAAATTGTTTTAAAATTTTTATTCATGTATGTAAGTTCTGGTAAATATAAAGGTAGAAAAATTTTATTTCCCAAGACCGGCGCTGTTCGTCCTGTGATGTCTCTTGTCAGAGAAGCCTTTTTTTCTATTATTTTTAAAGATATTATTAACTCAAAATTTTTGGATGTTTTTGCAGGGACTGGCATAATGTCTGTTGAAGCTCTTAGCAGGGGAGCTAGTCTTGCTCATCTTGTTGAATGTAATAAAAAAACTAAAATTACATTAGTGAAAAATTTTAGTTTTGTTGAGGAATTTTATAAATTTTTTTTTCAAAAAGCAGAGGATTTTTTAGGTAAAAAAGATCTTTTTTATGATTTTATTTATCTTGATCCTCCTTTTAATTATCAAAATAAGATTAATTTGCTTGAGATTATTTCAAAAGGTAAAATTTTAAATGATAAAGTTAATATCATTATGCATTGTCCTTTTGGGGAAGATTTGGACATAAATACATCCAAATTTTCAGTTTATAATTTAAAAAGGTATGGGGGATCAAAACTTATTTTTTTGAGAATGTTGTAG